A single genomic interval of Thermoanaerobaculia bacterium harbors:
- a CDS encoding arylsulfotransferase family protein, giving the protein MTRRDPKAMPVPTLRRPRLRSEGSGLSLLAAAILWAVPLLLFFGRFRTGAGTRPKTPGETAASREAARANEAAALSNLPYILQARDPRADRKGVVVDEKGRVSPGLNFLLPWSIERPGRAYLLDEDGRIVWRWSLESSLAGRKPRQWVGHFELLPDGSVVAVIHDDSIVELDRDSRIRWRTAIRAHHDVWRDPSGDLYALARRAELVPEIHPSRPIESDSIVVLSAEGKVKREISIIGLLRRSGYGYLLPRLQDAGVPRSGPAIDVFHTNHVETFDGRLAKRSPLFAKGNLLISIRNRNAIAIVDPRVEKIVWLWGPGNLAYQHDPRLLPNGHILVFDNGVERSQVVEIDPLTMRVAWRYAPGSEFFSRVVGAVQRLPNGNTLMTDSVKGRAAEVTPGGEIVWEYLNPEFSGKGLRNGILRMTRFPRDTLTFLPK; this is encoded by the coding sequence ATGACGCGCCGCGATCCGAAGGCGATGCCGGTTCCGACGCTGCGCCGCCCGCGGCTGCGCAGCGAAGGTTCCGGGCTCTCGCTCCTCGCCGCGGCGATCCTGTGGGCGGTTCCGCTTCTCTTGTTCTTCGGGCGCTTTCGGACCGGCGCCGGGACGCGGCCGAAAACCCCCGGTGAGACCGCCGCCAGCCGGGAAGCGGCGCGCGCGAACGAAGCGGCGGCGTTGTCGAACCTGCCCTACATCCTCCAGGCTCGCGATCCGCGGGCGGACCGGAAAGGAGTGGTCGTCGACGAGAAGGGGCGCGTTTCCCCCGGGTTGAATTTCCTGCTGCCCTGGTCGATCGAGCGCCCGGGGCGCGCCTACCTCCTCGACGAGGACGGCCGGATCGTCTGGCGCTGGTCTCTCGAGTCTTCCCTCGCGGGCCGGAAGCCCCGGCAGTGGGTCGGTCATTTCGAGCTCCTCCCGGACGGCTCGGTCGTCGCGGTGATCCATGACGACTCGATCGTGGAGCTCGATCGCGATTCCCGGATTCGGTGGAGGACGGCGATCCGCGCGCATCACGACGTCTGGCGCGATCCGTCCGGCGACCTCTACGCGCTCGCTCGGCGCGCGGAGCTCGTCCCCGAGATCCACCCGAGCCGCCCGATCGAATCCGACTCGATCGTGGTCCTTTCCGCGGAAGGGAAGGTCAAGCGCGAGATTTCGATCATCGGTCTGCTGCGCCGATCGGGATACGGGTATCTCCTGCCGCGGCTGCAGGACGCCGGCGTCCCCCGTTCCGGCCCCGCGATCGACGTCTTCCATACGAACCACGTGGAGACCTTCGACGGACGACTGGCGAAGCGCTCGCCCCTGTTCGCGAAAGGCAACCTGCTGATCTCGATCCGGAACCGGAACGCGATCGCGATCGTGGATCCGCGGGTCGAGAAGATCGTGTGGCTCTGGGGCCCGGGAAATCTGGCGTATCAGCACGACCCCCGGCTCCTCCCGAACGGGCACATTCTGGTCTTCGACAACGGCGTCGAGCGCTCGCAGGTCGTCGAGATCGACCCGCTCACGATGCGGGTCGCGTGGCGCTACGCGCCCGGGAGCGAGTTTTTCTCGAGAGTCGTCGGCGCCGTCCAGCGGCTTCCGAACGGAAACACGCTGATGACCGATTCGGTGAAGGGGCGGGCCGCCGAAGTGACTCCCGGCGGCGAGATCGTCTGGGAATACCTCAACCCGGAGTTCAGCGGAAAGGGATTGCGCAACGGGATCCTGAGAATGACGCGCTTCCCCCGGGACACGCTGACCTTCCTTCCGAAATAG
- a CDS encoding aryl-sulfate sulfotransferase, with protein MLPGDARRRLGIVLLAVLWTLPPALWAVRRRSPPRRATPARPAGHEPRRKPDAGAAPGLPLVAFDGQARSPSVPSDAAALSPLLDVAPPPHPDSGLRGVTVGRAAAVSPGLSFFFSPAPPPAKAFLIDRNGKVVWRWSIELDPGDEESRPRVEDVELLPDGSVLCVLRDRAVLKLDRDSRRVWECRVRAHHDLWPDSSGDIEALTHERRIVREIHSTIPIESDAIAVLTRDGRVKDSIPLLDVFRRSGYDYLLPRLQGALLDPKTGALDVFRLDHVESLDGSLAARSPIYAKGNLLFSLGNLDVIGIIDVRTRRIVWLWGPGNLGHPNDARMLPNGHVLIFDGGVDRSQVIEIEPLSQTVVWRYAAPKTFPSSVAGTAQRLSNGNTLITESAKGCAVEVTRSGETVWEYGTGENDTGPGGIVRMTRVDPARLTFLPK; from the coding sequence GTGTTGCCCGGTGACGCGCGGCGGCGGCTCGGGATCGTCCTCCTCGCCGTTCTATGGACGCTTCCGCCCGCCCTGTGGGCGGTGCGACGCCGCTCGCCGCCTCGGCGTGCCACGCCGGCTCGCCCCGCCGGGCACGAGCCGAGACGGAAACCGGACGCCGGGGCTGCGCCGGGACTCCCTCTCGTCGCCTTCGACGGGCAGGCCCGCTCCCCGTCGGTCCCCTCCGACGCGGCCGCCCTGAGTCCGCTTCTCGACGTCGCGCCGCCGCCGCACCCGGATTCCGGTCTCCGCGGCGTGACCGTCGGCCGCGCGGCGGCCGTCTCGCCCGGGCTGAGCTTCTTCTTTTCGCCGGCACCGCCTCCGGCGAAAGCGTTCCTGATCGATCGAAACGGGAAAGTGGTCTGGCGCTGGTCGATCGAGCTCGACCCGGGGGACGAGGAATCGAGGCCGCGCGTCGAGGATGTCGAGCTCCTGCCCGACGGGTCCGTCCTGTGCGTCCTGCGGGATCGGGCGGTCCTGAAGCTCGACCGCGACTCCCGGCGTGTCTGGGAATGCCGGGTCCGCGCGCACCATGACCTTTGGCCCGACTCGAGCGGCGACATCGAGGCGCTCACGCACGAACGCCGGATCGTCCGCGAGATCCATTCGACGATCCCGATCGAGTCGGACGCGATCGCGGTTCTGACGCGGGACGGTCGGGTGAAGGACAGCATTCCCCTGCTCGACGTGTTCCGGCGCTCCGGGTACGACTATCTCCTCCCGCGCCTGCAGGGGGCCCTCCTCGATCCGAAGACCGGGGCTCTCGATGTCTTCCGCCTCGATCACGTCGAGAGCCTGGACGGGAGCCTCGCCGCGCGATCACCGATCTACGCGAAGGGAAACCTCCTCTTCTCCCTCGGAAACCTCGACGTGATCGGGATCATCGATGTGCGGACGCGGCGGATCGTCTGGCTCTGGGGGCCGGGGAACCTCGGCCATCCGAACGATGCCCGGATGCTCCCGAACGGCCACGTCCTCATCTTCGACGGGGGCGTCGACCGGTCGCAGGTGATCGAAATCGAGCCGCTGTCGCAAACGGTCGTCTGGCGGTACGCGGCGCCGAAGACCTTCCCCTCGAGCGTCGCGGGCACGGCGCAACGGCTCTCCAACGGGAACACGCTGATCACGGAGTCGGCGAAGGGGTGCGCCGTCGAGGTGACGCGCTCCGGGGAAACCGTATGGGAGTACGGAACCGGCGAAAACGACACCGGGCCCGGCGGCATCGTCCGGATGACCCGCGTCGATCCCGCGCGGCTGACCTTCCTCCCGAAATGA
- a CDS encoding crosslink repair DNA glycosylase YcaQ family protein: MAGSFSLPFHAPVAEWFDASFAAPTPAQRLGWPPIVAGRSALILAPTGSGKTLAAFLAGLDRLMFAPEPPKERRCRILYVSPLKALAVDVERNLRAPIAGIAAAAERSGFRFRVPSIFVRSGDTPAPERASMRRHPPDILITTPESLYLILTSQAREALASVETVIVDEIHSLVPGKRGSHLAVSLERLEALRGANAPLQRVGLSATVRPESEAARLLAGGVVDRAGNWRMRPVEIVDARSRKPFELTVEVPVEDMTRLGEEEEIPSGPAAARPKRSIWPSIHPRLLELVRAHRSTMVFVNSRRLAERLAGALNDLAGEEVALAHHGSVSRERRMLIEDRLKRGTLPAIVATSSLELGIDMGAVDLVVQIEAPPSVASGMQRIGRAGHRVGEPSKGIILPKYRGDLLASAAVARRMEEGLVEESFAPKNPLDVLAQQLVAIASGGSQDVDALFALVRGAAPFSDLPRSAFEGVLDMLSGRYPSDEFAELRPRLVWNRTRGVVRGREGVQSVAVANAGTIPDRGLYGVFLAGQEKGKSARVGELDEEMVFESREGDVFLLGASSWRIEEITHDRVIVSPAPGEPGKMPFWHGDRAGRPRELGRAIGALARELAALPRPEATRRLRTEGLDRNAARNLIAYVSEQREATGEVPSDRTIVVERNRDEVGDWRVCVHTPFGGKVHAPWSIAVEAKIRRETGLDVETIWSDDGMVFRFPESDSPPASALFFPDAAEAESLVTERLPETSLFAAHFREAAGRALLLPRRRPGMRQPLWRQRKRSADLLAVASRFPSFPIVLETYRECLKDVFDLPGLAEILGDVGRRKIRVLTVDTDVPSPFGSSLLFSYVASFIYDGDAPLAERRAQVLSVDLAQLKELLGEADLRELLDPDAIEEHERRLQGLAEGRRAASPDALHALLLRVGDLTEAEIAARAEPGAPVRRWLEALLGERQVARARLAGEERFIAAEDLARYRDAAGVVPPRGYPEALLAPVADAAGDLVSRYARTHGPLRAEDAARRLGLSGPAVRSALERLSERGRVAEGAFRPGGSAREWCDVEVLKAIKQKSMAKLRRQAEPQPRAALARLAVAWNGIGACRRGAEALLAAIEQLQGCALPASVLETEILPARIEGYRPADLDLLCATGEVVWCGIEPIADRDGRIALFLADRAPALAPLPRGVEDELPRRVLEVLARRGASFFADVQRDLGAFSGDLVEALWDLVWAGRITNDTLAPLRSRIARRARGSRKSEPGGTLRRPRLSPPGTEGRWSLAPAPDRDVSGAPNRRDSGTPNRRDSGAPNRRDTETAVALARQLLERYGVLTREAVRAEGVPGGFASLYPVLKGMEEAGRIRRGYFVEGMGAAQFALPGADERLRVPDREPRSVVLAATDPANLYGASLPWPEGSGPRPQRVPGGLVVLRDGELLAYLPRGEREVTLFGAPPAAEAVAEALARRASEAGRRGLLVARLGGEDAVVSPAAEAFRRHGFVGGRSGLLHRPKAERDADA; this comes from the coding sequence ATGGCCGGCTCCTTCTCGCTCCCCTTCCATGCTCCCGTCGCGGAGTGGTTCGACGCGTCCTTCGCGGCGCCCACGCCCGCGCAGCGGCTCGGCTGGCCGCCGATCGTCGCCGGCCGCTCCGCCCTGATCCTCGCGCCGACCGGGTCCGGCAAGACGCTCGCCGCGTTTCTCGCGGGGCTCGACCGGCTGATGTTCGCTCCCGAGCCGCCGAAGGAGAGGCGATGCCGGATCCTCTACGTGTCGCCGTTGAAGGCCCTCGCCGTCGACGTCGAACGGAACCTGCGCGCGCCGATCGCGGGGATCGCCGCGGCCGCGGAGCGGTCCGGCTTCCGCTTTCGCGTCCCGTCGATCTTCGTCCGGAGCGGCGACACGCCGGCGCCCGAGAGAGCGTCGATGCGGCGGCATCCGCCGGACATCCTGATCACGACCCCCGAATCGCTCTACCTCATCCTCACCTCGCAGGCGCGGGAGGCGCTCGCGTCGGTCGAGACCGTCATCGTCGACGAGATCCACTCGCTCGTTCCGGGCAAGCGCGGCTCGCACCTGGCGGTCTCCCTCGAGCGGCTCGAGGCGCTCCGGGGCGCAAACGCGCCGCTCCAGCGCGTCGGCCTCTCCGCGACGGTGCGGCCCGAGTCGGAGGCCGCGCGGCTCCTGGCCGGCGGGGTCGTCGACCGCGCCGGGAACTGGCGGATGCGCCCGGTCGAGATCGTCGACGCGCGCAGCCGCAAGCCGTTCGAGCTCACCGTCGAGGTGCCGGTCGAGGACATGACCCGGCTCGGCGAGGAAGAGGAGATCCCGAGCGGGCCCGCGGCGGCGAGGCCGAAGCGCTCCATCTGGCCCTCGATCCATCCGCGGCTCCTCGAGCTCGTGCGCGCGCACCGCTCCACGATGGTGTTCGTCAACAGCCGCCGTCTCGCCGAGAGGCTGGCCGGCGCGCTGAACGATCTCGCCGGCGAGGAGGTCGCGCTCGCCCACCACGGGTCGGTCTCCCGCGAGCGAAGAATGCTCATCGAGGATCGCTTGAAGCGCGGGACGCTTCCGGCGATCGTCGCCACGTCGTCCCTCGAGCTCGGGATCGACATGGGCGCGGTCGACCTCGTCGTGCAGATCGAGGCGCCCCCCTCGGTCGCGAGCGGGATGCAGAGGATCGGACGCGCGGGACACCGGGTCGGGGAACCGTCGAAGGGAATCATCCTCCCGAAATACCGCGGCGACCTCCTCGCCTCGGCGGCGGTCGCGCGGCGGATGGAGGAGGGGCTCGTCGAGGAGTCGTTCGCGCCGAAGAACCCCCTCGACGTGCTCGCCCAGCAGCTCGTCGCGATCGCGAGCGGCGGATCGCAGGACGTCGACGCGCTCTTCGCGCTCGTCCGCGGCGCGGCGCCATTCTCCGATCTGCCGAGGTCCGCGTTCGAAGGCGTGCTCGACATGCTCTCGGGGCGTTATCCGTCCGACGAGTTCGCGGAGCTTCGTCCGCGCCTGGTCTGGAACCGGACGCGCGGCGTCGTGCGCGGACGCGAGGGCGTGCAGAGCGTCGCGGTCGCCAACGCCGGCACCATCCCCGACCGGGGGCTCTACGGCGTCTTCCTCGCCGGGCAGGAGAAGGGGAAGAGCGCGCGCGTGGGCGAGCTCGACGAGGAGATGGTCTTCGAAAGCCGGGAGGGAGACGTCTTCCTCCTCGGCGCGTCTTCCTGGCGGATCGAGGAGATCACGCACGACCGGGTCATCGTCTCTCCCGCGCCCGGCGAGCCGGGAAAGATGCCCTTCTGGCACGGCGACCGGGCGGGGCGGCCCCGCGAGCTCGGCCGCGCGATCGGCGCGCTCGCCCGCGAGCTCGCCGCGCTGCCGCGTCCGGAGGCGACCCGGCGCCTCCGGACCGAAGGGCTGGACCGGAACGCGGCGAGGAACCTCATCGCATACGTCTCCGAGCAGCGCGAGGCGACGGGCGAAGTCCCGAGCGACCGGACGATCGTCGTGGAGCGCAACCGCGACGAGGTCGGCGACTGGCGCGTGTGCGTCCACACCCCGTTCGGCGGGAAGGTCCACGCGCCGTGGTCGATCGCCGTCGAGGCGAAGATCCGGCGCGAGACGGGTCTCGACGTCGAGACGATCTGGAGCGACGACGGCATGGTCTTTCGATTCCCCGAGTCGGATTCGCCGCCCGCTTCCGCGCTCTTCTTCCCCGATGCCGCCGAGGCGGAGTCGCTCGTGACGGAGCGGCTCCCGGAGACCTCGCTCTTCGCGGCCCACTTCCGCGAAGCCGCCGGCCGCGCCCTGCTCCTCCCGCGCCGCCGGCCGGGGATGCGCCAGCCGCTGTGGCGGCAACGCAAGCGTTCCGCCGATCTGCTCGCGGTCGCGTCCCGCTTCCCCTCGTTCCCGATCGTTCTCGAGACGTATCGCGAATGCCTGAAGGACGTCTTCGACCTTCCCGGCCTCGCCGAGATCCTGGGGGACGTGGGCCGCCGCAAGATCCGCGTCCTCACGGTCGACACCGACGTCCCGTCGCCGTTCGGTTCCTCGCTGCTGTTCTCCTACGTCGCCAGCTTCATCTACGACGGCGACGCGCCGCTCGCCGAGCGGCGCGCCCAGGTGCTGTCGGTCGACCTCGCGCAGTTGAAGGAGCTCCTCGGAGAGGCCGACCTGCGGGAGCTGCTCGATCCCGACGCGATCGAGGAGCACGAGCGCCGCCTGCAGGGCCTCGCGGAGGGGCGACGCGCGGCGTCGCCGGACGCGCTCCACGCGCTGCTCCTGCGCGTCGGCGACCTGACCGAGGCGGAGATCGCGGCCCGCGCGGAGCCCGGCGCCCCCGTCCGGCGCTGGCTCGAGGCGTTGCTCGGCGAACGGCAGGTCGCGCGCGCGCGTCTGGCCGGAGAGGAGCGCTTCATCGCCGCGGAGGACCTCGCGCGCTACCGCGACGCCGCGGGCGTCGTCCCCCCGCGCGGCTATCCGGAAGCGCTGCTCGCGCCCGTTGCCGACGCCGCCGGCGACCTCGTCTCCCGCTACGCCCGAACGCACGGGCCGTTGCGCGCGGAGGACGCCGCGCGCCGTCTCGGGCTCTCCGGGCCCGCGGTCCGCTCGGCGCTCGAGCGGCTCTCGGAGCGCGGCCGCGTCGCGGAAGGCGCGTTCCGTCCCGGCGGCTCCGCGCGCGAGTGGTGCGACGTCGAGGTGCTGAAAGCGATCAAGCAGAAGTCGATGGCGAAGCTCCGACGGCAGGCGGAGCCTCAGCCGCGCGCCGCGCTCGCCCGCCTCGCCGTCGCGTGGAACGGGATCGGAGCCTGCCGGCGCGGGGCGGAGGCCCTGCTCGCCGCGATCGAGCAGCTGCAGGGCTGCGCGCTTCCCGCGTCGGTGCTCGAGACGGAGATCCTTCCGGCGAGGATCGAGGGGTACCGGCCGGCGGACCTCGACCTCCTCTGCGCGACGGGAGAGGTCGTCTGGTGCGGGATCGAGCCGATCGCCGACCGCGACGGACGCATCGCGCTCTTCCTCGCCGACCGGGCGCCGGCTCTCGCGCCCCTTCCGCGCGGCGTCGAAGACGAGCTCCCCCGCCGGGTGCTCGAGGTTCTCGCCCGCCGCGGGGCGTCCTTCTTCGCGGACGTCCAGCGGGACCTCGGCGCGTTCTCCGGCGACCTCGTCGAGGCGCTGTGGGACCTCGTCTGGGCGGGTCGGATCACGAACGACACGCTCGCTCCGCTCCGCAGCCGGATCGCCCGGCGGGCGCGCGGATCGCGGAAATCCGAGCCGGGCGGGACGCTCCGCCGCCCCCGGCTCTCGCCTCCGGGGACCGAGGGCCGCTGGTCGCTCGCGCCCGCTCCGGATCGCGACGTCTCCGGCGCGCCGAACCGGCGCGACTCCGGCACGCCGAACCGACGCGACTCCGGCGCGCCGAACCGACGCGACACCGAAACGGCCGTGGCCCTGGCCCGGCAGCTCCTCGAACGCTACGGCGTCCTGACCCGGGAGGCCGTGCGGGCGGAGGGCGTCCCCGGCGGGTTCGCCTCGCTCTATCCGGTGTTGAAGGGGATGGAGGAAGCCGGACGCATCCGCCGCGGCTATTTCGTCGAGGGAATGGGAGCGGCGCAATTCGCTTTGCCGGGAGCCGACGAACGCCTGCGGGTCCCCGACCGCGAGCCGCGGAGCGTCGTCCTCGCCGCGACCGACCCCGCGAACCTCTACGGGGCCTCGCTGCCGTGGCCCGAGGGCTCGGGACCGCGCCCGCAGCGCGTTCCCGGCGGCCTCGTGGTGCTGCGCGACGGAGAGCTCCTCGCCTACCTTCCGCGCGGCGAGCGGGAGGTGACGCTCTTCGGGGCACCTCCGGCGGCCGAAGCGGTCGCCGAGGCTCTCGCGCGGCGCGCGTCGGAGGCGGGGCGCCGCGGGCTCCTCGTCGCGCGCCTCGGCGGAGAGGACGCCGTGGTCTCCCCCGCCGCCGAAGCGTTCCGGCGGCACGGCTTCGTCGGCGGACGCTCGGGCCTGCTCCATCGGCCGAAAGCCGAGCGGGACGCCGATGCCTGA